One part of the Glycine max cultivar Williams 82 chromosome 14, Glycine_max_v4.0, whole genome shotgun sequence genome encodes these proteins:
- the LOC100777487 gene encoding beta-fructofuranosidase, insoluble isoenzyme CWINV1 isoform X2, with protein MVFSSSPSFVNLILALMLHPNGPMYYKGVYHLFYQHNPEAATFGDRIVWGHSVSYDLINWIHLNNAIEPSGPYDNNSCWSGSATIIPGKEQPVILYTGIDDKKHQVQNLAMPRNLSDPFLREWIKHPQNPVMSPPSGVEVNNFRDPSTAWQGKDGKWRVVIGAQNGDEGKTILYQSEDFVNWKVDPNPFYASDNTGVCECPDFFPVNISGSKNGVDTSVQNPSVRHVLKISYLRKQHDYYFLGKYVSDQENFIPDVRFTGTSSDLRYDYGKFYASKSFFDYAKNRRILWGWVNESDSTQDDIEKGWAGLQSIPRQVWLDKSGKRLVQWPIEEVEKLRDKHISIMGEKLVYGSNLEVSGITASQADVEVLFELPELQSAEFLDPDGVDPQLLCSQEDASRSGIIGPFGLLALASKDLKEHTAIFFKIYRAPNRYVGLMCNDQRRSSFRHDLDKTAYGTIFDIDPNLKNISLRSLIDHSIIESFGDEGRVCITSRVYPSLAIDKDAHLYAFNNGSQSVVVSKLNAWSMKQAEIGREGNISYT; from the exons tttgtgaatttaattttagCATTAATGCTTC ATCCAAATG GGCCTATGTACTACAAAGGTGTTTATCACCTTTTCTACCAGCATAATCCTGAAGCAGCAACCTTTGGTGATAGGATTGTATGGGGTCACTCAGTATCCTATGATCTCATCAATTGGATTCATCTAAATAATGCTATTGAACCAAGTGGACCATATGATAATAATAGCTGCTGGTCAGGCTCAGCCACTATAATCCCAGGGAAAGAACAACCAGTAATTTTGTACACAGGAATTGATGATAAGAAACATCAAGTTCAGAACTTGGCTATGCCAAGGAATCTATCAGACCCCTTCTTAAGGGAATGGATCAAACACCCTCAGAACCCTGTCATGAGTCCACCAAGTGGAGTTGAAGTGAATAACTTCAGAGACCCTTCAACTGCTTGGCagggaaaggatggaaaatggaGGGTAGTAATTGGTGCTCAAAATGGTGATGAAGGGAAGACAATTCTCTaccaaagtgaggactttgtTAATTGGAAAGTGGATCCTAATCCCTTCTACGCATCAGATAATACTGGAGTTTGTGAGTGTCCAGACTTCTTCCCTGTTAACATCAGTGGCAGCAAAAATGGGGTGGATACATCTGTGCAAAATCCAAGTGTTAGACATGTCTTGAAGATAAGCTATCTAAGAAAGCAGCATGATTACTATTTTCTTGGTAAATATGTATCTGATCAGGAAAACTTCATTCCTGATGTTAGGTTTACAGGAACTAGTTCAGACTTAAGGTATGACTATGGTAAATTCTATGCTTCCAAGTCATTTTTTGACTATGCCAAAAACAGGAGGATATTGTGGGGGTGGGTGAACGAGTCTGACTCCACACAAGATGACATTGAAAAAGGATGGGCTGGTCTACAG TCAATTCCTAGGCAAGTTTGGCTTGATAAAAGTGGGAAGCGATTGGTGCAATGGCCAATTGAAGAGGTAGAGAAACTACGTGATAAACACATAAGTATAATGGGAGAGAAACTCGTCTATGGATCAAATCTTGAAGTCTCAGGTATCACTGCATCCCAG GCCGATGTAGAAGTGTTGTTTGAGCTACCTGAGCTACAAAGTGCCGAGTTTCTTGATCCCGATGGAGTTGATCCCCAACTACTCTGTAGCCAAGAAGATGCATCAAGAAGTGGCATAATAGGGCCATTTGGTTTGTTAGCTTTAGCTTCAAAGGATCTCAAAGAGCATACTGcaatcttcttcaaaatataTAGAGCCCCCAATAGATATGTTGGTCTAATGTGCAATGACCAAAGAAG GTCCTCATTTCGCCATGATCTTGACAAAACTGCATATGGAACTATCTTTGACATAGATCCTAATCTCAAAAATATTTCACTAAGAAGCTTG ATTGACCACTCCATTATTGAGAGTTTTGGGGATGAAGGGAGAGTTTGTATCACTAGTAGAGTTTATCCATCGTTGGCTATAGACAAAGATGCCCATCTTTATGCATTTAACAATGGAAGCCAGAGTGTGGTGGTCTCAAAACTGAATGCTTGGAGCATGAAGCAAGCGGAGATTGGCCGTGAGGGAAACATAAGCTATACCTAA
- the LOC100777487 gene encoding beta-fructofuranosidase, insoluble isoenzyme CWINV6 isoform X1, producing the protein MKIIPELLLFVIVPFLLNSGNGIETSTHSINNRTPEKQPYRTSYHFQPRQNWMNDPNGPMYYKGVYHLFYQHNPEAATFGDRIVWGHSVSYDLINWIHLNNAIEPSGPYDNNSCWSGSATIIPGKEQPVILYTGIDDKKHQVQNLAMPRNLSDPFLREWIKHPQNPVMSPPSGVEVNNFRDPSTAWQGKDGKWRVVIGAQNGDEGKTILYQSEDFVNWKVDPNPFYASDNTGVCECPDFFPVNISGSKNGVDTSVQNPSVRHVLKISYLRKQHDYYFLGKYVSDQENFIPDVRFTGTSSDLRYDYGKFYASKSFFDYAKNRRILWGWVNESDSTQDDIEKGWAGLQSIPRQVWLDKSGKRLVQWPIEEVEKLRDKHISIMGEKLVYGSNLEVSGITASQADVEVLFELPELQSAEFLDPDGVDPQLLCSQEDASRSGIIGPFGLLALASKDLKEHTAIFFKIYRAPNRYVGLMCNDQRRSSFRHDLDKTAYGTIFDIDPNLKNISLRSLIDHSIIESFGDEGRVCITSRVYPSLAIDKDAHLYAFNNGSQSVVVSKLNAWSMKQAEIGREGNISYT; encoded by the exons ATCCAAATG GGCCTATGTACTACAAAGGTGTTTATCACCTTTTCTACCAGCATAATCCTGAAGCAGCAACCTTTGGTGATAGGATTGTATGGGGTCACTCAGTATCCTATGATCTCATCAATTGGATTCATCTAAATAATGCTATTGAACCAAGTGGACCATATGATAATAATAGCTGCTGGTCAGGCTCAGCCACTATAATCCCAGGGAAAGAACAACCAGTAATTTTGTACACAGGAATTGATGATAAGAAACATCAAGTTCAGAACTTGGCTATGCCAAGGAATCTATCAGACCCCTTCTTAAGGGAATGGATCAAACACCCTCAGAACCCTGTCATGAGTCCACCAAGTGGAGTTGAAGTGAATAACTTCAGAGACCCTTCAACTGCTTGGCagggaaaggatggaaaatggaGGGTAGTAATTGGTGCTCAAAATGGTGATGAAGGGAAGACAATTCTCTaccaaagtgaggactttgtTAATTGGAAAGTGGATCCTAATCCCTTCTACGCATCAGATAATACTGGAGTTTGTGAGTGTCCAGACTTCTTCCCTGTTAACATCAGTGGCAGCAAAAATGGGGTGGATACATCTGTGCAAAATCCAAGTGTTAGACATGTCTTGAAGATAAGCTATCTAAGAAAGCAGCATGATTACTATTTTCTTGGTAAATATGTATCTGATCAGGAAAACTTCATTCCTGATGTTAGGTTTACAGGAACTAGTTCAGACTTAAGGTATGACTATGGTAAATTCTATGCTTCCAAGTCATTTTTTGACTATGCCAAAAACAGGAGGATATTGTGGGGGTGGGTGAACGAGTCTGACTCCACACAAGATGACATTGAAAAAGGATGGGCTGGTCTACAG TCAATTCCTAGGCAAGTTTGGCTTGATAAAAGTGGGAAGCGATTGGTGCAATGGCCAATTGAAGAGGTAGAGAAACTACGTGATAAACACATAAGTATAATGGGAGAGAAACTCGTCTATGGATCAAATCTTGAAGTCTCAGGTATCACTGCATCCCAG GCCGATGTAGAAGTGTTGTTTGAGCTACCTGAGCTACAAAGTGCCGAGTTTCTTGATCCCGATGGAGTTGATCCCCAACTACTCTGTAGCCAAGAAGATGCATCAAGAAGTGGCATAATAGGGCCATTTGGTTTGTTAGCTTTAGCTTCAAAGGATCTCAAAGAGCATACTGcaatcttcttcaaaatataTAGAGCCCCCAATAGATATGTTGGTCTAATGTGCAATGACCAAAGAAG GTCCTCATTTCGCCATGATCTTGACAAAACTGCATATGGAACTATCTTTGACATAGATCCTAATCTCAAAAATATTTCACTAAGAAGCTTG ATTGACCACTCCATTATTGAGAGTTTTGGGGATGAAGGGAGAGTTTGTATCACTAGTAGAGTTTATCCATCGTTGGCTATAGACAAAGATGCCCATCTTTATGCATTTAACAATGGAAGCCAGAGTGTGGTGGTCTCAAAACTGAATGCTTGGAGCATGAAGCAAGCGGAGATTGGCCGTGAGGGAAACATAAGCTATACCTAA